In Streptomyces sp. NBC_00878, a single window of DNA contains:
- a CDS encoding ice-binding family protein, whose translation MNRGRKVRLALIPGVVLLATATLAWATTAQAAEAPVPLGTAESYAILAGSTITNTGDSDIIGDVGLSPGTSVTGFPPGEIFGTLNIANGAAGQAKLDLTAAYDDAAGRTGTDVDVELGGRVLGPGVYSNETLGITGELTLNAQGDPNAVFIFQTTETLITASNSSVRLINGAQACNVFWKVGSSATLGTDTDFVGTIMALASITLNTGADIQGRALAQTAAVTLDDNDITRPFCVTGPTGPPGPTGSTGPSGPAGPSGPPGADGSVGPTGPPGADGSVGPTGPPGADGSVGPTGPAGPSGPAGPSGPPGADGSVGPTGPAGPTGPEGPEGPQGPEGPQGPEGPQGPAGPGGGHGGHGDQGGHGGHGDHGGHKPCPPKHDGPPPWEQHDKDGPRKSRAMCEK comes from the coding sequence ATGAACCGCGGACGCAAGGTGCGTCTCGCGCTGATCCCCGGCGTAGTACTGCTGGCCACGGCCACCTTGGCCTGGGCCACCACCGCGCAGGCCGCGGAAGCCCCTGTTCCCCTGGGGACCGCCGAGAGTTACGCGATCCTGGCCGGTTCGACGATCACCAACACCGGCGACTCCGACATCATCGGCGACGTGGGGCTCAGTCCGGGCACCTCCGTGACGGGCTTCCCGCCCGGAGAGATCTTCGGCACCCTGAACATCGCCAACGGCGCGGCTGGTCAGGCGAAGCTGGATCTGACCGCGGCCTACGACGACGCGGCCGGTCGAACCGGGACTGACGTTGATGTCGAACTCGGCGGACGGGTACTGGGGCCCGGCGTCTACTCGAACGAGACATTGGGAATCACCGGAGAACTCACGCTCAACGCTCAGGGTGACCCCAACGCCGTCTTCATCTTCCAGACCACAGAGACGCTGATCACCGCTTCGAACAGCAGCGTCAGGCTCATCAACGGTGCGCAGGCCTGCAACGTGTTCTGGAAGGTGGGCAGTTCCGCCACTCTCGGGACAGATACAGACTTCGTGGGCACCATCATGGCCCTGGCATCCATCACGCTGAATACCGGCGCCGACATTCAGGGCCGAGCACTGGCGCAAACCGCCGCGGTGACGCTGGACGACAACGACATCACGAGGCCGTTCTGCGTGACCGGCCCCACCGGGCCTCCCGGGCCCACGGGATCCACCGGACCGAGCGGACCTGCCGGACCCTCCGGGCCTCCCGGAGCTGACGGATCCGTGGGGCCGACCGGGCCTCCCGGAGCTGACGGATCCGTGGGGCCGACCGGGCCTCCCGGAGCTGACGGATCTGTCGGGCCGACCGGGCCTGCCGGACCGAGCGGACCTGCTGGACCCTCCGGGCCTCCCGGAGCTGACGGATCCGTGGGGCCGACCGGACCTGCCGGACCCACCGGACCTGAAGGCCCTGAAGGCCCTCAAGGCCCTGAAGGGCCACAGGGTCCTGAAGGACCGCAGGGCCCTGCGGGACCCGGCGGTGGCCACGGTGGCCACGGTGACCAGGGCGGTCACGGTGGTCACGGCGACCACGGCGGTCACAAGCCCTGCCCCCCCAAGCACGACGGGCCTCCCCCGTGGGAGCAGCACGACAAGGACGGGCCGCGGAAGTCCCGGGCGATGTGCGAGAAGTGA